The genomic DNA CCATCCCCTTCAACGGATTTGAAAAATACAAACTTATATCGGAAAATACGGAGAAAATTATAATCCTAACCACTGCTAATTATTTAGCTAGTTAAAATATGCCAAAAAGTCCACGATTAATTCGCGATTTGCTTATTTCTCCCTCGTTGGACTCGGTCGTCACCGCGTCccgaaattaattaaataatgaaTTTGTTTTAGTTAGACTCGGCCCGGATCTCGTTTCAAATTTCAGGGTTGAAAAAGAAAAGAATCTCAGTGACCAAATTGAAATATCTTAATTAATTATCCGGCGTCTGGTCGTCTAGTGAATCACGTGCCTTAAATGGAAGCCGGCTATAAATAAACAGCAGCGGAAGCGGCCGAGTTCCGCACAGTTGGACCGTTCCCGGCTGGCGGAGCTCGGTGGATAAGGGATCGAGAGATGGCGGACGCGGGCAGGAAGCGGGGGCCGACCAACTTCGCCGTGGCCTGCGGCCTCCTCAGTCAGTACATCAAGGAGAAGGGCAGCGCTGCCGATTTAGGGTTCGGGATCGCCAGGGCGGCCCCCGAAGGTAAAAGGCCTTGCTCCTGATGGCACTTGTTCGATGCTTCTGCTGGGAAAATTTTGATTCTTTTCTTATTAGTGCGTGTTGTGGATATTTGTTGGATGCTTGAAAATTTTTGATCTTGATGCAACTCGCCTTTTTCAGTCGGTTCTATTCAAGGTTTTGCCAGAGAAGTTGAATCTAATGGAGTATTCCGATTGTTTATTTCAAAATTTGTGCCGGAAACTCTGTTTGTTGAACATTGCGTCACATTTTTCAGGCAAATCGGAGTCGTTTCGTGTGCCGATCACTATGAATTTGCTGCCAAGCGCAGACGTCTTAGGCGGAGAGGAGAGCGACAAGGAAAGTGAAGGGGAGGTTGTTTCCGATGAGAACCCTATGGGTCTCTTTTCCCAGCGTTCCGGCTTCCTCGCCTCAGCGTCGGACGATTCCAGGTCTCAGCTCTCATCCCTTGAATATTACAAGCTTGGGACCATAGTCAAAAAATCGATCAtctagtttgtttttttttctaaatcatgATTAGATCCGTTTTTAGCCTTTAGTCGTTTCTCTGATAAGAAATTTGAAGGCGATCTAAGCATTTCTCCTACTACTGTTGCAGGGTGACAAAACAATCACAGCTTACAATCTTTTATGGAGGAAAGGTGCTGGTGTTCAACAATTTCCCAGCTGAGAAAGTTAAGGATCTGATGCAGCTAGCAAGCTTGGGTAACTCTGATCAAAACTCAAACTTGGTTCGCAAAGCTGCTACTGATCCTGTGCTTCCCCAACTCAATCTGTCAAAACCAGCACAACCTAATCTCTCTGGTAATGCATCATCCCTTGTAGTAAAAACAAGATTTTGTCGGAACCTCTTCAAAGATTTACTGATGTCCTAATGTTGAACTGCAGATCTTCCTATTGCTAGAAAAGCTTCGCTCACACGATTTCTCGAGAAGAGAAAAGATCGGTAGGTAATCATTGTTCATAATTGTGCAACAAGTGTTGATTGTTTGAGTTAGTTTAATCGGTTAAACTCAAAATTTTCAGGATCAGTGCAAGAGCACCATACCGAATTACTACTCCATCACCTCAAGTGGCTACTCCTATGAACCAAGAGGACTTCAAATCATGGCTCGGCTTGGGTCGTCACTTTATCGCGCCTGGTCTGAGTCTAAACTCTGAGTATAGCAGATAAAATTGTTTGAAAGCCGGATGCTGATGCTTCTTCCTTAGAAACAATTTTACACGAAAACTTAGATTGCTTCTTTTTTTTGGAGGAAATTGTCTTCCTTCTGTCAGAAGTCATATTGATGTTTTCGCTGATGTTTTAAGTTGCAGTACTTGCTGCAACATAGAAATCAAAAAGCATGAGGTTAAATGCTTGATTTCTGGGATCTTATTGACAAAATATTTGTTTTCTAAATATACAAAGCATTCTTCTAACCTTCTGAACAAACAATAAGATTTCTCATGTCGATAGCGAAATCCTGCATCAAGATTTGCATCTGTTTCATGATGACAAAGCAATGTTGAACTTGAGGCTTTCAGTTTGAAATTCCATCTTTTTGTGCATGTGATTGGATTATTGATCCTATTGAAGCATTGAAATGCCATACTTACTAGTATTAGTCAATACTTATAATTTCAATAGACTTTGAAGAGTTCCAAACAAACATGTTCACCAAGTACAAGCATCAACCTCTCTGTGCACATCAAGATAAAATTTTACTTCAGAAAATTATACAAAATGGTTTGGTGCTGCCATAGAGCTGGGAATAGTAAGACTGTTGGGAGTTGTATTGTTTTGCAGGCCATTGGAATGTCTGAAACACCTTGTCTCTCATGAGCATAATAGGGATTGAACATAACTGGCATTCAATTACTGAAAAATGGCATCATTTGTGAGTTTAATAGGTTAGCAGCCTTGGCAACACTACTAGCCATTTTCAACTTGTTTCAAGAGCTTTAAGAGGGCACACTTGATGTAGAAAGATCAAATCATGCTTTTCTCATGCTTCTCTTAAGCTAAAAAATGAATGATACAACTTGGCCAATCCGcttcaaaaaattttcaaatattagaAAATGTATCCATCAAACTCATTTCTaatgtcttagtaaaaaaaaacagTTCGGATTCTTTGTCCTCATTTCTTTCTATCCCCGTGTCTCACtgccgatcggacggatcagattatatttcaaggatgtcttgcacatcacgaggatattgcacacatcttaaagatgctATGATACATTGAGATATAATCTGATCCGTCTGATCGACAGTGGGACACGATGATAGAGAGAAATGGGGATAGAGAATCTGAACTAAAAAAAAACCTCAAAACCTCATTCAACTTTTAATGAGCAACCATCAATTTGCATTCCAACAAACCCAAGTTGCTACATgtgctttcattttttttataattcaagtGTCCAAATTTCGTATTTCTCGAGTTAGTAATCGTAAATCAACATCTTGggtgaataaaaaaattaatatttaagacaatccaaatgaccaagaggccgtggAAACTAGCTATAGGAAATGCTTTGAACAAGTGATGAAGATTAAATTCAAATAACAAGTtaaagttttattattattattattattattattattattattatttcacgTGGTATTTACATATAATATTATTGTAATAGATTATGGGATAAATTTTGTGAAATAATCTGACTCATACAAAATCATTGCGGTGGATAAATTTTTCAtggtttatattatttttaaatactaTGGAACAGTCTTGAACGGACTGAAGGTTGAGCATGGATCTTCTTGACACAAAGTATAATTTAAAGGATGGACCAATTCATTCGGTGGAGTTCTATTGACCCCATCTACTCTATAAGTGGGATTTTATTCATGAATCGGGTATGAATCCTTTGGTCCAGAATTTTTGGATCACCCTGGTCCTTTGTTCATTCATCGACAGAATGAACTGGATCTCATTTGTTTAACAGGTGAGGTCCAATTCATCCAACCAATAAATAAACAGGACCTCTTTTGGTCCAGAATTTTCTGGATCAGAGGATCTGTCCTCCTATGAACCACCCCTAAATGAGAAGAGATCCTCTGAACCACTTTTTGCGGTCGAGAGGATGCTCCCTTATCATGTATTGGTGGGGATGTATGATCCTCGCATATTTTATAAGTGGGAATCATGCATCcccatcaatatatatatataaaagaagtattctctaaaccattaaaaacggTATATCCGGCCTGTTCTTGGATAACCATATATAATTTGCCTGCAATATCAACGTGGGCCGGTACGGTTTCGCCTTAATGGGCCCAGCAGCGGTGTCGAGCTGGGCGTTCCCATACTGGACCATCCTCACGTGTGGAACTCGTGCCCACAATGCTACTCTGCCTTGGACAACAAGTCGCGAGTCGACGAGCGCCTCGTGCCTTTTAAGAACCCACCCAAATCTCCACCTTCACTGCCGTCGTTTCCTGCTTCCTCAGCTCCCTCTCAATTTGCGGAAATGTTCCTCACCAGGTTGATCTCCTCTCTCTCTATCTCTatctctatctctctctctcaATTTTATCTACCATTAATGTTTCTCATCGATCGTGATTAATTCTTGCTTGTGTTTCGGGTGGGTTTTATGATCTCAGGACCGAGTATGATCGTGGCGTCAACACTTTCTCCCCGGAGGGGAGGTTGTTCCAGGTCGAGTACGCCATCGAGGCCATCAAGGTTGGTGCTTTCATCATCAGCTTATTCTGCATTTTGTTTCATCGTGGGATCTTTGAGACGGAAGGTCCTCGGATTCTGTGTTTTAGATCTGGTCTGAATGAGTTTGATTCTGGTGGCAGTTGGGTTCTACCGCCATTGGATTGAGGACGAAGGAAGGCGTAGTGCTTGCCGTCGAGAAGCGCGTGACCTCACCCTTGCTGGTTTGCTGATTGACCCATTCCTTTATTTTCTGTCTGTGTTTAGATTATTAATATGGATGAGTACAAGTTGGATTTTGTTGCTGAAGTTCGTAAAATATCACACAAGCAACAGTACAAGAATCAGAATTTTACCTTTAGAATAAGAGCCCGTGTTTTGTGTTCTATGCGCTAGAGCAGCGTCTGTAGGAATTGCACGATATCTGCaaatatattatttgtattaGAATTTGGATGTCTTTACTTTACTTTAGTTTCTCTAGTCGCCATCAGATGACTACTCATCATTTAGGTGGAAGTGTAGGAGGATAGTAAATCCTTAAGTTTGAAAGCCTGTGCTATTACTGGATGAGGTACCTGTCTGATATAGTGTCTCATTCCTCAATTGGAGAGTGTGAATAAAACAAGGACCTCGcccatttatttaatttattcagTTCCTTGTCTCAGATTAACTACAATCATGGGTTGGAATGATACTTTAAACCTTGCCAAAAAAGGAAATAATGGTTTGGAAACTTTTATTGAGACATCCTTTTCTATGGTGACTGGCAGTCGAGTATCCTGTTATGAGAGGAGGTGGTGGAAGAGGATGAGATGGGAAAGTGTAGAGTGGGAGAGAGATTCAGGAAAACTAATTGGAGAGTGGTAACAGTGTGAATAATGCACGATAGCTACAGAATGAATCATTGTAAAATATTCAATGTCATGTGCGCATTTACATGTCAAAATGCTACATAGACATGCATTAATCAGACAAGACTGAGGTACTAACAATTGAtgatttaagaagaaaagattcCTATGATTC from Zingiber officinale cultivar Zhangliang chromosome 4A, Zo_v1.1, whole genome shotgun sequence includes the following:
- the LOC121971886 gene encoding protein TIFY 10a-like; its protein translation is MADAGRKRGPTNFAVACGLLSQYIKEKGSAADLGFGIARAAPEGKSESFRVPITMNLLPSADVLGGEESDKESEGEVVSDENPMGLFSQRSGFLASASDDSRVTKQSQLTIFYGGKVLVFNNFPAEKVKDLMQLASLGNSDQNSNLVRKAATDPVLPQLNLSKPAQPNLSDLPIARKASLTRFLEKRKDRISARAPYRITTPSPQVATPMNQEDFKSWLGLGRHFIAPGLSLNSEYSR